One region of Solea senegalensis isolate Sse05_10M linkage group LG14, IFAPA_SoseM_1, whole genome shotgun sequence genomic DNA includes:
- the prpf38a gene encoding pre-mRNA-splicing factor 38A: MANRTVKDANSIHGTNPQYLVEKIIRTRIYESKYWKEECFGLTAELVVDKAMELKYVGGVFGGNTKPTPFLCLTLKMLQIQPEKDIIVEFIKNEDFKYVRLLGAMYMRLTGTAVDCYKYLEPLYNDYRKIKSQNRDGEFELMHVDEFVDDLLHAERMCDIILPRLQKRQVLEEAEMLDTRISALEEDLDEVESSEDEDEEEEKPERLQTPEPHRRSYRDNDRPRRSPSPRYRRSRSPRRRSRSPKRRSPSPRRDRHRSKSPRRHRSRSRDRRHRSKSPGHHRSHRHRSHSKSPERSSKKSHKKSRRNE, from the exons ATGGCAAACAGAACCGTCAAAGATGCTAACAGTATCCATGGAACGAACCCGCAGTATCTGGTGGAGAAAATCATCCGAACTCGAATCTACGAGTCTAAGTACTGGAAGGAGGAGTGTTTCGGTCTGACCG CCGAGCTGGTGGTTGACAAGGCCATGGAGCTAAAGTATGTTGGAGGAGTTTTTGGCGGGAACACCAAGCCCACGCCCTTCCTCTGCCTCACGCTAAAGATGCTGCAGATTCAGCCAGAGAAAGATATCATTGTTGAGTTCATAAAGAACGAGGATTTCAA ATATGTTCGTTTACTTGGGGCGATGTACATGAGGTTAACGGGCACCGCGGTGGATTGTTACAAATACCTGGAGCCTCTGTACAACGACTACAGGAAGATCAAGAGTCAAAACAGAGATGGAG aATTTGAGCTGATGCACGTGGACGAGTTTGTGGATGATCTTCTTCATGCAGAGAGGATGTGTGACATCATTCTTCCCCGGCTCCAG AAAAGACAAGTCTTGGAGGAGGCTGAGATGTTGGATACACGTATCAGTGCTTTAGAAGAGGACCTGGATGAAGTGGAAAGcagtgaagatgaagatgaggaggaagagaag CCAGAGAGACTCCAGACCCCTGAACCCCACAGACGCAGTTACCGTGACAACGACAGACCTCGTCGCTCTCCATCACCTCGCTACAGACGAAGTCGCTCACCCAGACG GAGGAGCAGATCTCCGAAGAGGAGGAG CCCATCACCGAGGAGAGACCGCCACCGCAGCAAAAGCCCTCGCAGACATCGCAGTCGGTCCAGGGACAGACGTCACCGCTCCAAATCTCCAg GTCACCACAGAAGTCACAGACATCGCAGCCACTCAAAGTCCCCAGAAAG GAGCTCAAAAAAGAGTCACAAGAAGAGTCGAAGAAACGAGTGA
- the LOC122781011 gene encoding PWWP domain-containing DNA repair factor 3A-like, with protein sequence MQSLCLICRDTKGQWWSTVERAQQAQQKRRESTCLLANFITEDQGMLQHLKNIITGNTVSPWAKKQDRVILLFEDVEQVDKVMHFLSEVLERTETDKKSADPVAFVMDVLLPEATVYALGAVHSISLDKAKEMYMRGTEFDSSEITQLGEQLQSHISSKARQKLDSFLRNYKKALDCEEFLRCL encoded by the exons ATGCAAAGCTTGTGTCTGATCTGCAGGGACACCAAAGGTCAATGGTGGAGTACGGTG gaAAGGGCCCAACAAGCCCAACAGAAGCGACGTGAGTCCACTTGTCTGTTAGCTAATTTCATCACTGAGGATCAGGGCATGCTGCAACACCTTAAa AATATCATCACAGGCAACACGGTGTCTCCTTGGGCCAAGAAACAGGACAGGGTCATCCTTCTATTTGAAGATGTAGAACAAGTGGACAAAGTCATGCACTTCTTGTCTGAAGTACTCGAACGTACTGAGACAGACAAGAAGTCTGCAGATCCAGTGGCATTCGTAATGGATGTACTTTTGCCAGAG GCAACAGTATACGCCCTCGGAGCTGTTCActccatctccctggacaaagCCAAGGAGATGTACATGCGTGGCACAGAGTTTGACTCAAG CGAGATAACCCAGCTTGGGGAACAGCTTCAGAGCCACATTTCCTCAAAAGCGAGGCAGAAACTGGATAGCTTCCTGCGCAATTACAAGAAAGCCTTGGACTGTGAGGAATTCCTCAGGTGCCTGTAA
- the LOC122781010 gene encoding uncharacterized protein LOC122781010 isoform X2, with protein MQSLCLICRDTKGQWWSTVERAQQAQQKRREACCLLTSVITEDQGMLQHLKATVHALGAVHSISLDKAKEMYMRGTEFDSSEITQLGEQLQSHISSKARQKLDSFLSNYKKALECEEFLRRL; from the exons ATGCAAAGCTTGTGTCTCATCTGCAGGGACACCAAAGGTCAATGGTGGAGTACGGTG gaAAGGGCCCAACAAGCCCAACAGAAGCGACGCGAGGCATGTTGTCTGTTAACCAGTGTAATCACAGAGGATCAGGGCATGCTGCAACACCTTAAa GCAACAGTACACGCCCTCGGAGCTGTTCActccatctccctggacaaagCCAAGGAGATGTACATGCGTGGCACAGAGTTTGACTCAAG CGAGATAACCCAGCTTGGGGAACAGCTTCAGAGCCACATTTCCTCAAAAGCGAGGCAGAAACTGGATAGCTTCCTGAGCAATTACAAGAAAGCCTTGGAGTGTGAGGAATTCCTCAGGCGCCTGTAA
- the LOC122781010 gene encoding PWWP domain-containing DNA repair factor 3A-like isoform X1 encodes MQSLCLICRDTKGQWWSTVERAQQAQQKRREACCLLTSVITEDQGMLQHLKNIITGNTVSPWAKKQDRVILLFEDDEQVDKVMHFLSEVLERTETDKKSADPVAFVMDVLLPEATVHALGAVHSISLDKAKEMYMRGTEFDSSEITQLGEQLQSHISSKARQKLDSFLSNYKKALECEEFLRRL; translated from the exons ATGCAAAGCTTGTGTCTCATCTGCAGGGACACCAAAGGTCAATGGTGGAGTACGGTG gaAAGGGCCCAACAAGCCCAACAGAAGCGACGCGAGGCATGTTGTCTGTTAACCAGTGTAATCACAGAGGATCAGGGCATGCTGCAACACCTTAAa AACATCATCACAGGCAACACGGTGTCTCCTTGGGCCAAGAAACAGGACAGGGTCATCCttctttttgaagatgatgaaCAAGTGGACAAAGTCATGCACTTCTTGTCTGAAGTACTTGAACGTACTGAGACAGACAAGAAGTCTGCAGATCCAGTGGCATTCGTAATGGATGTACTTTTGCCAGAG GCAACAGTACACGCCCTCGGAGCTGTTCActccatctccctggacaaagCCAAGGAGATGTACATGCGTGGCACAGAGTTTGACTCAAG CGAGATAACCCAGCTTGGGGAACAGCTTCAGAGCCACATTTCCTCAAAAGCGAGGCAGAAACTGGATAGCTTCCTGAGCAATTACAAGAAAGCCTTGGAGTGTGAGGAATTCCTCAGGCGCCTGTAA
- the LOC122781009 gene encoding uncharacterized protein LOC122781009, with translation MMMKLVLSFGLCWTLISTAAALKCWFGDNTYQPCNERCGLIVAQTYIQGKHVQNITQACLPTSVCRQRTGSSLNIGFLSWVESIQCCDTDGCNTNTLAPQDNRVSEKDNNLQCFTCPDSKNPDCKQTLQCLGGQDRCFRGAVSSEGVVIPAFGCISSVLCGDDKPWFNKPFGVIQALIGPNCCGTSFCNSATPPTCGTSTVRLAVIALLCMHFVAC, from the exons ATGATGATGAAACTCGTGCTGTCTTTCGGTCTCTGTTGGACGCTCATCAGCACAG cTGCAGCTCTTAAGTGTTGGTTTGGTGACAACACTTATCAACCCTGCAACGAGCGGTGTGGACTCATTGTTGCACAGA CTTATATCCAGGGCAAGCACGTACAGAACATCACGCAAGCGTGTCTGCCGACGTCCGTCTGCAGACAACGTACAGGTTCATCGCTCAACATTGGCTTCCTGTCTTGGGTAGAATCCATTCAGTGCTGCGACACAGACggctgcaacacaaacactctgGCTC CTCAAGACAACAGAGTGTCAGAGAAAGACAACAACCTCCAGTGTTTCACCTGCCCTGATTCCAAAAATCCTGACTGTAAGCAAACCCTTCAGTGTCTGGGAGGACAGGACCGCTGCTTTCGTGGGGCTG TGTCAAGTGAAGGCGTCGTTATTCCTGCCTTTGGCTGCATCTCTTCAGTGTTGTGTGGAGACGATAAGCCTTGGTTTAATAAACCGTTTGGCGTCATTCAAGCCCTCATTGGGCCAAACTGCTGTGGGACCAGCTTCTGTAATTCTGCCACTCCGCCTACCTGTGGCACCAGCACTGTCAGACTGGCTGTCATCGCTCTGCTCTGCATGCACTTTGTAGCCTGTTAG
- the LOC122781007 gene encoding interferon-induced protein with tetratricopeptide repeats 1-like — protein sequence MSAAHRETSLETKLAALQCHFTWDLQTNDNEHARIRDGLLDIGTDERNQWLGHIYNLLGYIHFLLKCPDDARKYFTRAAEAFCHTRGADEGPWLLVNYANVAWLHYHNGDEAKSQEWLSKANALLEEYQSSSQHNLHAEIYAEKDWALLKYRSKIERSLASDYLQKVSEMQPDMVEWYVNFVSASLNYPETCPDMLEKMKNAKKRDPENLFLAAQYLMVRARNGEQVLDKVRKLATKIMRNPVSSYSGLKTILTIYQIYDSVDEAIALAEEALRNHPGVRYLKRCAALCYKWKVISPNSHPMSNQEIKRAIDLHKDVISLYPDSSFVKKMDLATIYTKSAHCSDKAGEIFQELLESRLEPPEKQVLFNIYAKHVFFHLKDRNKSLHYHIKAVEIPEESLFRRHSIRELHKAMNRDNNHPMRGEIEECLNKLQIHFDPLDPEELSGSV from the exons ATGAG TGCTGCTCACCGTGAAACAAGCTTGGAAACCAAACTGGCTGCGCTGCAGTGCCACTTCACCTGGGATCTACAAACCAATGACAACGAACATGCTCGTATCCGGGACGGGCTGCTGGATATCGGCACTGACGAGAGAAACCAATGGCTGGGTCACATTTACAATCTGCTGGGTTACATCCACTTCCTCCTGAAATGCCCTGATGATGCCAGGAAATACTTCACGAGGGCTGCGGAGGCCTTTTGCCACACAAGGGGAGCAGATGAGGGTCCCTGGCTGCTGGTGAACTATGCTAATGTGGCTTGGCTGCATTACCACAACGGAGACGAAGCAAAGAGTCAGGAATGGTTGTCAAAGGCTAATGCACTGTTAGAAGAATACCAATCTTCATCGCAGCACAACTTACACGCAGAGATCTATGCTGAGAAAGACTGGGCTCTGCTCAAGTACAGAAGCAAGATAGAAAGGTCGCTGGCTTCAGATTACCTCCAAAAAGTCAGCGAGATGCAGCCGGACATGGTGGAGTGGTATGTCAACTTTGTGTCAGCCAGTCTTAATTATCCAGAGACCTGTCCAGACATgttagagaaaatgaaaaacgcCAAGAAAAGGGATCCAGAGAACCTGTTCCTCGCTGCTCAGTACCTCATGGTGCGGGCCAGGAATGGAGAACAAGTTCTAGATAAAGTACGCAAATTGGCCACCAAGATTATGAGAAATCCTGTCAGCAGTTATAGTGGGTTAAAGACAATACTTACCATTTACCAAATCTATGACTCTGTGGATGAGGCAATTGCTTTGGCAGAGGAGGCTCTGAGAAACCATCCAGGTGTCCGTTATTTAAAACGATGTGCTGCACTGTGTTATAAATGGAAGGTGATTTCACCAAACAGTCACCCAATGTCAAACCAAGAAATAAAAAGAGCGATCGACCTCCACAAAGACGTGATTTCTCTCTACCCAGATTCTtcatttgtaaagaaaatgGACCTTGCAACCATATATACAAAGTCAGCTCACTGCTCAGATAAGGCTGGGGAGATTTTCCAGGAGCTGTTAGAAAGTCGCCTGGAACCTCCAGAAAAACAAGTTCTGTTCAACATCTATGCAAAACATGTGTTCTTCCAtctgaaagacagaaacaagtCATTGCACTACCACATAAAGGCAGTAGAGATACCAGAAGAGTCATTATTTCGAAGGCACAGCATTCGAGAGCTGCACAAAGCCATGAACAGAGACAACAACCATCCCATGCGTGGTGAAATAGAAGAGTGTCTGAACAAGCTGCAGATACactttgatccactggatccagaagaactttctggatctgtatag